A stretch of Scheffersomyces stipitis CBS 6054 chromosome 2, complete sequence DNA encodes these proteins:
- the COX18 gene encoding COX18; cytochrome c oxidase assembly protein (Inner membrane protein translocase involved in respiratory chain assembly; COX18; required for export of the Cox2p C terminus from the mitochondrial matrix to the intermembrane space~go_component membrane~go_process signal transduction), with amino-acid sequence MTESLQAVHTFTGLPWWALIPLTTVTLRTVWTLPLAVLQRKRIQKQSELRPLVSAMSPVLKLNLAKKVQAAKRKAQKSLETSSSNGSNSDSTETFAALQSPLASMKYEEVLVLSTKETRKRQKALFKKNNVQLWKNMILPAFQVPLWVSMSLTMRDLSGWTSWDSLPNKPLDEALYSEGLFWFTDLTSFDQLHVFPLLVGITALCNVEWTFKTLELSRLTMKKRLRPTLTDAISNLSRMTVVFMMAISLNAPSALTLYWLSSQMYSLVQNVILDLTLPISFTPRKRFNYKESKSANARPVINTHS; translated from the coding sequence ATGACAGAATCTCTCCAGGCTGTACACACCTTCACAGGTTTGCCGTGGTGGGCTTTGATACCATTGACGACTGTCACATTAAGAACTGTTTGGACGTTGCCGTTGGCGGTTTTGCAGAGAAAACGTATTCAAAAACAGTCTGAACTTAGACCTCTTGTCTCAGCCATGAGTCCAGTACTTAAACTCAATCTCGCTAAGAAGGTTCAGGCCGCGAAACGAAAGGCTCAAAAGTCACTTGAGACTAGCAGTTCAAATGGATCGAATTCCGACTCTACCGAGACATTTGCTGCTCTTCAATCCCCTTTAGCATCTATGAAATACGAAGAAGTGCTTGTTTTATCGACAAAGGAGACCAGAAAACGGCAAAAGGCtcttttcaaaaagaacaatGTCCAGCTCTGGAAGAACATGATCTTACCAGCGTTCCAAGTTCCGTTATGGGTGAGTATGTCGCTTACTATGAGAGATCTCAGTGGCTGGACTTCCTGGGATAGTCTACCTAATAAACCATTGGATGAAGCTCTTTATTCCGAGGGCTTGTTCTGGTTTACAGATTTGACCAGCTTTGATCAATTGCATGTTTTCCCACTTCTTGTGGGTATAACTGCTCTCTGCAATGTAGAATGGACATTCAAGACGTTGGAGTTGCTGAGATTgactatgaagaaaagacttCGTCCGACGTTAACCGATGCCATATCCAACTTGCTGAGAATGACAGTCGTGTTTATGATGGCCATATCACTAAACGCTCCGCTGGCTCTAACGTTGTACTGGTTGAGTTCCCAGATGTACTCGTTAGTTCAGAACGTCATCTTGGATCTCACATTACCCATTAGCTTTACTCCAAGAAAAAGATTCAACTATAAGGAAAGCAAGCTGGCCAATGCAAGACCCGTTATCAACACCCACCTGTAA
- a CDS encoding predicted protein, which produces MSSSSLIYVIPPYLLNTCIGSKLQHDLAKRDSQLSSLNVISTDSDNFHSEKSKTEGHQRFSDDPYLNEIIREKVLYKLAVIGALGDNPMEFVSHDTGYLYEQFLVFKHRLLQEEGENAASNGTEQEAVIVDTPGTTKTQSSMFSSSKVGEVNFSGLSHDFPPQYKKYHQYSLKELLLATKKNASHKYKFPSSFVRLDNARFFEYPLPISWVPFVPNVYLEFLDGLGLEIDNGSGHSVVKLSTSGPLSKFSSLREDMKVRSKFCNFISDKPVRPSTGIFYYEIEVEQEATEASGFRPILAMKDQSVSSDSSLYLCAGFTKKYITLEATPNNNIVNQATSELVNLEQIKTDIFSKESNLINESVSEDIEDLLGHKPGDFKGSYAVSFEDSAFYNSVKSSESLQRTAILNMNRRSTILNRSNPNQNDTGRIDIGIPFKTRLVSETPSKRLYKTDSVGCGINFIDKSLFITLNGVLARVITEEELASSSPLKDNLFNDGFDKSKMDNSVYPMIGFGLNDIDPQEAKEPSTLQVRTNFGFKEFKFNIANYVKNFKLENQKFLYLSLLDKIQSSKAPATESAATIEQCILNVNDDCGMLNKLIKGYLNHEGYLDTFKSFNADLKNLSQEIDPSNEPPIDDSVILSKSQAIHRQTVKNYLMKNEFDLLLKFLSINYAKVWSSFSGSQLIFKINLLKFIYLLKNYLEHKFKVHEYEFDFELQVKDDRTERELYERALSFRNELHDTYHLNAQRLEEIDELSAVFLVNDRKGLESFPKLMPMFDKYTKLQTELLAEINRMILQSLGFKQVSNLESIFDNVNKNINALSLQHHDDKFSLVNFERDHMDL; this is translated from the coding sequence ATGAGCAGTTCTAGTTTAATATATGTTATTCCGCCGTATCTTCTCAACACATGCATCGGCAGTAAGCTTCAGCACGACCTTGCAAAACGTGATTCTCAGTTGAGTCTGTTGAATGTGATTCTGACTGATTCCGACAACTTCCACAGTGAAAAGTCCAAGACAGAAGGTCACCAACGGTTTTCTGATGATCCATACTTGAACGAGATTATCCGAGAGAAGGTTTTGTACAAGTTAGCAGTCATCGGTGCATTGGGAGATAATCCGATGGAGTTTGTAAGTCACGATACTGGATACTTGTATGAGCAGTTTCTTGTGTTCAAGCATCGGTTGCTTCAGGAGGAAGGTGAAAATGCTGCGAGTAATGGCACTGAACAGGAGGCTGTAATAGTTGATACGCCCGGTACCACGAAGACACAACTGTCAATGTTTTCGCTGTCGAAGGTAGGCGAAGTAAATTTTTCAGGGTTGTCTCACGACTTTCCTCCACAGTACAAGAAATACCACCAGTATTCGCTAAAAGAGCTCTTGTTGgcaaccaagaagaatgccAGTCATAAGTACAAGTTTCCATCCAGTTTTGTACGTTTAGACAACGCTCGGTTCTTTGAGTATCCATTGCCCATTTCGTGGGTCCCCTTTGTGCCCAATGTgtatcttgaatttttggATGGTCTAGGATTGGAGATTGACAATGGTCTGGGCCATTCAGTAGTGAAATTGTCGACTTCTGGGCCTCTTAGTAAGTTCAGCAGTCTTCGAGAAGATATGAAGGTGCGTAGTAAGTTCTGCAACTTCATTTCCGACAAACCAGTAAGACCCTCAACGGGAATATTCTACtatgaaattgaagttgaacaagaggCCACTGAAGCTAGCGGATTCAGACCCATTCTCGCAATGAAAGATCAGTCAGTCAGCCTGGACTCATCGTTATATCTCTGTGCTGGTTTCACAAAGAAGTATATCACCTTGGAAGCTACacccaacaacaatatcgTGAACCAGGCGACTCTGGAGCTAGTAAATTTGGAGCAAATCAAGACTGACATCTTCTCCAAGGAGAGCAACTTAATCAACGAACTGGTTTCTGAGGATATAGAAGATTTGTTGGGCCATAAGCCCGGGGACTTCAAGGGAAGCTATGCAGTGAGCTTCGAGGACCTGGCCTTCTACAACTCCGTCAAGAGCTCGGAGTCATTACAGAGAACAGCCATCTTAAACATGAACAGAAGATCCACCATCTTGAACAGAAGCAATCCCAACCAGAACGACACTGGGCGGATTGACATTGGCATTCCATTCAAGACCAGACTCGTACTGGAGACTCCAAGTAAGAGACTATACAAGACCGATTCTGTAGGCTGTGGTATTAACTTTATTGATAAGTCGCTTTTCATCACGTTGAACGGAGTTTTGGCACGAGTTATCACCGAAGAAGAGTTGGCTTCTAGTAGTCCCTTAAaagacaacttgttcaatgaTGGCTTTGACAAGTCAAAGATGGATAATTCAGTCTATCCGATGATTGGTTTTGGTTTGAACGATATAGATCCTCAAGAAGCAAAGGAGCCGTCTACTTTACAGGTCAGGACCAACTTTGGATTCAAagagttcaagttcaacatcGCCAACTAcgtcaagaacttcaagctAGAGAATCAGAAattcttgtacttgtcGCTTTTGGACAAGATCCAGAGCAGCAAAGCACCGGCCACAGAGTCTGCGGCAacaattgaacaatgtATCTTAAACGTCAATGACGATTGCGGAATGTTGAACAAGCTCATCAAGGGCTATCTCAATCACGAAGGGTACTTGGATACCTTCAAGTCATTCAACGCTGACCTCAAGAATTTGTCACAGGAAATTGATCCCTCAAATGAGCCCCCAATAGACGATTCAGTAATCTTGAGCAAATCTCAGGCTATACATAGACAAACGGTGAAGAATTACCTTATGAAGAACGAGTTTGATTTGcttttgaaatttctcTCCATCAATTATGCCAAAGTATGGTCGTCTTTCAGCGGAAGCCAGTTGATTTTTAAAAttaatttgttgaagttcatctACTTGCTCAAGAATTATCTTGAGCACAAATTCAAAGTCCATGAGTACGAGTTTGATTTCGAGTTACAGGTTAAGGATGATCGTACTGAAAGAGAACTTTATGAACGGGCGTTGTCTTTCCGCAACGAGTTACATGATACATATCATCTTAACGCCCAAagattggaagaaatcgacGAGCTTTCTGCAGTATTCTTAGTTAATGACAGGAAAGGTTTGGAAAGCTTTCCTAAATTGATGCCAATGTTTGACAAGTATACCAAGCTTCAGACAGAGCTACTAGCTGAAATCAATAGAATGATCTTGCAGAGCTTGGGCTTTAAGCAAGTTTCGAATTTGGAGAGCATATTTGACAACGTCAATAAGAATATCAACGCATTGAGTCTTCAGCATCACGATGATAAGTTCTCCTTGGTGAACTTCGAGAGAGATCACATGGATTTATGA
- a CDS encoding predicted protein: protein MPTSISILQEAASRLYPAIITELSSQSTKKYRNDKLSFSDLTAWRNEELPQKLKSLYDDKKEAYLTKDELRLLLDWKLANGKFRPTLPKLIDSNDANDVELITKDGLGILLDFVADKDASFWKEVDEQDLQNYTTVVKKSLKKLCELRGVGPATGSLILSLVTKIAPHFTPPFFSDESFLYYVVDSIRPGTKIKYNVKEYFEELLPVYYGIVSLHPELTFDTLEKGAWSLKSYALLRIDKLINVKLPFETTEDDLQKFSEESTGVLKKEPKREPKEVAAIKRKAEAESNPPTKRTKRTTK from the coding sequence ATGCCTACGTCTATCAGCATCCTCCAGGAGGCTGCTTCACGGCTCTATCCTGCTATTATCACAGAATTGTCCAGTCAATCGACAAAAAAGTACAGAAATGATAAGCTCTCCTTCTCAGATCTCACTGCATggagaaatgaagaattacCCCAGAAATTGAAGCTGTTGTATGATgacaagaaggaagctTATCTTACAAAAGACGAGCTtagacttcttcttgactgGAAACTAGCCAATGGAAAGTTTCGTCCAACGTTGCCTAAGTTAATCGATTCCAACGATGCGAACGATGTAGAATTGATTACCAAAGATGGTCTTGGTATACTTCTCGATTTCGTTGCTGATAAAGATGCAagtttctggaaagaagttgatgaacaagATTTGCAGAATTATACTACTGTTGTGAAGAAATCGCTCAAGAAACTATGTGAATTGAGAGGTGTGGGCCCTGCAACTGGGAGTCTCATATTGTCTTTAGTTACGAAGATTGCTCCCCACTTCACTCCTCCGTTCTTTAGTGATGAAAGTTTTCTCTACTACGTGGTTGATTCCATTCGTCCAGGCACTAAAATCAAATATAACGTCAAAGAGTACTTTGAAGAGCTTTTGCCAGTGTATTACGGGATTGTTTCTTTACACCCAGAACTCACTTTCGATACGCTTGAAAAGGGTGCTTGGTCGTTGAAATCGTATGCTCTTCTAAGAATAGATAAACTAATCAATGTCAAACTTCCTTTTGAAACCACGGAAGATGATCTCCAGAAGTTTAGTGAGGAAAGCACTGGtgtgttgaagaaagagccaaAGAGAGAGCCAAAGGAAGTAGCGGCCATTAAGAGAAAGGCTGAAGCTGAATCAAACCCACCAACAAAGAGAACTAAAAGGACTACTAAATAA
- a CDS encoding predicted protein, translated as MTDYLVGQVQKHLPHIPVEVVSQGAEALVFKTSVHPYLPNSISPYLDNHDEYIIKFRPPKPYRHPKIDASITKNRTVGEVKFMSKLARIGIRAPSLISADFNNGIIWMECLGQTLPNGEVSSFKNWLWYLERNEIPDKCVSDEVRVVCIKVGALIGRLHLNNMVHGDLTSSNILLENFEPALIDFGLSSYSGLAEDKAVDLYVMERAILSTHSVFSDKYNAWLLEGYEQIHETEFGKQGKKKHLETIRKLEDVRLRGRKRSMLG; from the coding sequence atgACGGATTATCTTGTAGGGCAAGTTCAGAAACATTTACCTCATATTCCTGTAGAGGTTGTTTCGCAAGGAGCGGAAGCTCTTGTATTTAAAACTTCGGTTCATCCGTACTTGCCTAATAGCATCTCTCCCTACTTGGACAATCATGACGAATATATCATTAAATTCAGACCTCCCAAGCCTTACAGACATCCTAAGATTGATGCAAGTATCACCAAGAACCGTACAGTGGGCGAGGTGAAGTTTATGAGTAAGTTGGCAAGAATTGGCATTCGGGCTCCTTCTTTAATTCTGGCtgatttcaacaatggaaTAATATGGATGGAATGTTTGGGCCAGACTTTGCCTAATGGAGAGGTCTCGAGCTTCAAGAATTGGCTCTGGTATTTGGAACGTAACGAAATTCCAGATAAATGTGTCAGCGATGAAGTGCGGGTTGTTTGTATTAAAGTAGGTGCACTTATTGGTAGATTGCATTTAAACAATATGGTTCATGGGGATTTGACATCTTCCAATATTCTCTTAGAGAACTTCGAGCCCGCTCTCATAGATTTTGGATTGTCTTCGTATTCTGGACTAGCCGAGGATAAGGCTGTAGATTTATACGTTATGGAGCGTGCCATTCTCAGCACCCATTCAGTTTTCTCTGACAAGTACAACGCCTGGTTGCTTGAGGGATATGAACAAATACATGAAACAGAGTTTGGCAAACAGGGTAAAAAGAAGCATTTGGAGACGATACGGAAATTAGAAGATGTCAGATTGAGAGGCAGAAAGAGAAGTATGTTGGGATAA
- a CDS encoding predicted protein, giving the protein MPSISLPHAHPLLSPEHVWVQLASQSEILTDIYLCCGASYLAYLHGLNDQDAANWAEQYTQLAETKYSQAVSSLSRAVATKSIDLDSDWLFAACLALCLRDRSFGLNGSRCAQHLIFVYNLIKRRDLKKRETIKEENPFSKDETVTLATKVTPNERSFMDSFVFNYSAALLSCSTKDLVTLPSPFEFFEPVRQWLQYPIYRNVDVKWMNNPVLGSALDSFEVISKLSWLLRLHFNHEDDEVDTEKLLEFHINDEQFWKLVLPLRDDIETIEKKNEATKEDLNRLKIKNIKSYKALRSNLAVSIMTINACKILIEKLINPTIPSFLAIIQTSTNRILEELDEHIPLENHSSCLITLSLFIAGVSTTTNHQRAVLSRKLIEISNVLASNVGKNILKVLNFGWEKEYVDKHTFNLGDKGYKCFDLIFDRPSIESITF; this is encoded by the coding sequence ATGCCGTCCATCTCGCTACCCCATGCACATCCTTTGCTTTCACCTGAACATGTATGGGTACAACTTGCGTCACAGTCTGAGATCTTGACTGATATCTATCTCTGCTGTGGGGCATCATATTTAGCATATTTGCATGGTCTCAACGACCAAGATGCAGCCAATTGGGCTGAGCAGTATACCCAATTGGCTGAGACTAAGTATTCGCAAGCAGTAAGTTCCTTGAGTAGAGCCGTAGCCACTAAGCTGATTGACCTCGACAGTGATTGGCTCTTTGCTGCCTGTTTAGCACTTTGTCTTCGTGACCGTTCGTTTGGACTAAATGGATCCAGATGTGCTCAGCATTTGatatttgtatataatttgatcaagagaagagacCTAAAGAAACGGGAAACgataaaagaagaaaaccCCTTCTCCAAAGATGAAACAGTCACATTGGCTACGAAAGTTACCCCGAACGAAAGATCCTTTATGGACAGCTTTGTGTTCAACTATTCAGCTGCTTTACTTTCCTGTTCAACAAAGGACTTGGTGACATTGCCGTCTCCTTTCGAGTTCTTTGAACCAGTAAGACAATGGCTACAATACCCCATCTACAGAAACGTAGATGTCAAATGGATGAACAACCCAGTCTTGGGCTCTGCCCTTGACAGCTTTGAAGTGATCTCGAAGCTTCTGTGGTTGCTCCGATTGCACTTTAATcacgaagatgacgaagtTGATACCGAGAAACTACTCGAATTTCACATAAATGATGAACAGTTCTGGAAACTTGTTCTCCCTCTCAGAGACGATATAGAGACtatagagaagaaaaacGAAGCCaccaaagaagacttgaatAGActcaagatcaagaacatcaagtCATACAAAGCGCTTAGGAGCAACTTGGCAGTGTCTATCATGACCATCAACGCATGCAAGATTCTTATAGAGAAATTAATTAACCCAACCATTCCATCATTTTTGGCCATCATACAAACATCTACAAATCGCATCcttgaagagttggatGAACATATTCCGTTGGAAAATCACTCGTCGTGTTTGATAACGCTAAGCTTGTTCATCGCTGGAGTCTCAACCACAACAAATCATCAAAGAGCCGTTTTAAGTAGGAAGCTAATAGAAATCTCAAACGTTCTAGCTTCGAATGTGGGCAAGAATATcttgaaggtgttgaaCTTTGGATGGGAAAAGGAGTATGTGGACAAACATACGTTCAATTTAGGCGACAAGGGCTACAAGTGCTTTGACTTGATCTTCGACAGACCAAGCATAGAGCTGATAACTTTTTAA
- a CDS encoding predicted protein (go_funtion positive transcription elongation factor activity; zinc ion binding~go_component nucleus~go_process positive regulation of transcription) — protein sequence MSSRSERACMLCGIVQPMKRFVDYGCPNCESLLHFQDNEEGQVQDCTSPSFEGLVALGQDNRNSWVARWLRIDSFNPGLYAVKVNGKLPPHIISDLEAQDVIYRPRDGSAED from the coding sequence ATGTCCAGCAGATCAGAAAGAGCGTGTATGCTCTGTGGGATCGTCCAGCCCATGAAGAGGTTTGTCGACTACGGCTGTCCCAACTGTGAATCACTTTTGCATTTTcaagataatgaagaaggaCAAGTTCAGGATTGCACATCTCCTTCTTTCGAAGGGTTGGTTGCCTTGGGTCAGGACAACAGAAACTCGTGGGTAGCCAGATGGTTACGTATTGACTCGTTTAACCCTGGACTTTATGCGGTCAAGGTGAATGGAAAGTTGCCTCCTCATATCATCAGTGACTTGGAAGCCCAGGATGTGATATACAGACCCAGAGATGGAAGTGCCGAGGATTAG